The following coding sequences are from one Lolium rigidum isolate FL_2022 chromosome 6, APGP_CSIRO_Lrig_0.1, whole genome shotgun sequence window:
- the LOC124665207 gene encoding delta-1-pyrroline-5-carboxylate synthase 2, producing the protein MGRGGIGGAVAAADMENSDSTRCFVRDVKRIVIKVGTAVVTGQNGRLAMGRLGALCEQVKELNFQGYEVILVTSGAVGVGRQRLKYRKLINSSFADLQNPQLDLDGKACAAVGQSGLMAIYDTLFSQLDVTSSQLLVTDRDFRDPSFGHQLRETVVSLLDLKVIPVFNENDAISTRKAPYEDSSGIFWDNDSLATLLAKELDADLLIMLSDVEGLFSGPPSDPQSKIIHTYINDKHGKLINFGEKSRVGRGGMQAKVAAAVSAASKGVPAVIASGFVVDSIIKVMRGEKIGTLFHNEANIWDCSKEVTTREMAVAAKDCSRHLQNLSSEERKKILLDIADALEANEDLIISENEADLAVAQDSGYEKSLVSRMTLKAGRITSLAGSIRAIADMEDPISHTVKKTELAKDLVYEKMYCPLGVLLIIFESRPDALVQIAALAIRSGNGLLLKGGKEAMRSNTILHKVITSVIPDAVGKKLIGLVKSKDEIADLLKLDDVIDLVIPRGSNKLVSQIKAATKIPVLGHADGICHVYIDKSADMDMAKRIVLDAKVDYPAACNAMETLLVHKDLNKTEGLDDLLMELANEGVVIYGGPVAHDTLKVPKVDSFHHEYSSMACTLEFVDDVQSAIDHINRYGSAHTDCIITTDKKSADTFLQQVDSAAVFHNASTRFCDGTRFGLGAEVGISTGRIHARGPVGVDGLLTTRCILRGSGQIVNGDKGVVYTHKDLPLH; encoded by the exons ATGGGCAGGGGAGGCATCGGAGGAGCCGTCGCGGCGGCGGACATGGAGAACAGCGACTCCACCCGATGCTTCGTCAGGGACGTCAAGCGCATCGTCATCAAG GTGGGCACCGCTGTTGTCACTGGGCAGAATGGCCGACTGGCCATGGGCAGGCTCGGAGCTCTCTGTGAGCAG GTCAAGGAGCTCAACTTTCAGGGGTACGAGGTGATCCTGGTCACCTCCGGCGCCGTTGGCGTCGGGAGGCAGAGGCTCAAGTACAGGAAGCTCATCAACAGCAG TTTCGCGGATCTGCAGAACCCACAGCTGGACCTGGACGGGAAGGCCTGTGCCGCCGTCGGCCAGAGTGGCCTAATGGCGATCTACGACACGCTGTTTAGCCAG CTTGATGTAACGTCGTCTCAGCTTCTTGTTACGGACCGTGATTTCCGGGACCCAAGTTTCGGGCACCAGCTCCGCGAGACTGTTGTCTCTCTGCTAGATCTTAAAGTGATACCCGTGTTTAACGAGAACGATGCTATCAGTACCAGGAAAGCGCCATATGAG GATTCATCTGGTATATTCTGGGATAACGACAGTTTGGCAACGCTGTTGGCGAAAGAACTGGATGCTGATCTTCTTATCATGCTTAGTGATGTGGAGGGGCTGTTCAGTGGTCCACCGAGTGATCCTCAGTCAAAGATTATCCACACGTACATTAACGACAAGCACGGGAAGCTAATTAATTTTGGGGAGAAGTCTCGTGTAGGAAGAGGTGGAATGCAAGCTAAAGTGGCTGCTGCTGTTAGTGCCGCATCAAAGGGTGTACCTGCTGTAATTGCCAG TGGATTCGTGGTAGATAGCATTATTAAGGTTATGCGAGGAGAGAAAATTGGTACACTTTTCCACAATGAAGCAAATATCTGGGACTGTTCCAAGGAAGTGACCACGCGTGAGATGGCAGTTGCTGCGAAAGATTGCTCACGGCATCTACAG AACTTGTCCTCAGAGGAGCGTAAGAAGATTTTGTTAGATATTGCTGATGCTCTGGAAGCAAATGAGGACTTAATTATATCTGAGAATGAAGCAGATCTAGCTGTGGCACAAGATTCAGGTTACGAGAAATCTTTGGTTTCTAGGATGACCCTGAAGGCAGGAAGG ATAACGAGCCTTGCGGGATCCATTCGTGCAATTGCGGACATGGAGGACCCTATTTCCCATACAGTGAAAAAAACAGAG CTTGCAAAGGATTTAGTTTATGAGAAGATGTACTGCCCATTGGGTGTTCTCCTAATTATTTTTGAGTCTCGTCCTGACGCCCTTGTCCAg ATCGCAGCCCTAGCAATCCGAAGTGGAAATGGTCTTCTCCTGAAAGGAGGAAAAGAAGCTATGAGATCAAACACAATATTACATAAG GTCATAACTAGCGTGATTCCAGATGCTGTTGGTAAGAAACTGATTGGCCTTGTAAAAAGCAAAGACGAGATTGCTGATTTGCTAAAG CTTGATGATGTGATTGACCTTGTTATTCCGAGAGGCAGTAATAAGCTTGTTTCTCAAATCAAAGCAGCAACCAAGATTCCTGTTCTTGGTCATGCAG ATGGTATCTGCCATGTTTATATTGATAAATCGGCTGACATGGATATGGCAAAGCGTATCGTATTGGATGCAAAGGTTGATTATCCGGCAGCATGTAATGCTATG GAAACACTTCTTGTTCATAAAGATCTGAACAAGACAGAGGGTCTTGATGATTTATTGATGGAACTTGCGAACGAAG GAGTTGTTATTTATGGTGGGCCTGTTGCACATGACACATTGAAAGTGCCAAAGGTTGATTCATTTCATCACGAGTATAGCTCAATGGCATGCACCCTCGAATTTGTTGATGATGTACAATCAGCAATTGACCATATAAATCGTTATGGAAG TGCACACACAGATTGTATTATCACCACCGATAAGAAGTCAGCAGATACGTTTCTACAACAAGTTGATAG TGCTGCTGTGTTCCATAATGCTAGCACAAGGTTCTGTGATGGGACTCGCTTCGGTCTTGGTGCGGAG GTTGGCATAAGTACAGGGCGCATACATGCACGTGGACCTGTTGGTGTTGATGGGCTTCTAACTACTCGATG CATTCTAAGAGGGAGTGGACAAATAGTGAACGGTGACAAGGGAGTTGTGTACACCCACAAGGATCTTCCTTTGCATTGA
- the LOC124662794 gene encoding pentatricopeptide repeat-containing protein At3g46790, chloroplastic-like yields the protein MNAEPIGLPNPHKNRAKIPTLLRLRAARWHSNSASASPPPQPNPKYLHAGAPALAPSATVKPLPSRPLRLRPLLMFASAPTSSLHLPHPAFRTRRPTLARCRSSLASSSSSGAAPPPANPNHLIQTLCASGRLARAAALLPGLPAPTQRTYESLLIAAARAGDAALTSAVHRRLEADPIFRSDPFLSTRLIESYAALGALPAARQVFDEAPARDIFVWNALLKALALAGHADEALARLSDMGRLRVPADSYSYTHGLKACIAASASHAPRGALARVRELHAHAARRGYASHTHVATTLIDCYAKLGVVAYAEAVFAAMPERNVVSWSAMIACYAKNERPGDAIELFKEMIASDAGLVPNSITIVSVLNACAGVNALDHGKLLHAYILRRGSDSLVSVLNALMAMYMRCGRLEVGRRIFNWMGKRRDVVSWNSLISGYGMHGFGREAVQVFEEMVQAGLSPNIITFISVLGACSHAGLVDEGKELFESMADYGVTPRAEHYACMVDLLGRAGQLEEAVELIESMRIEPSPQVWGALLGACRIHGHVEYAEMACSRLFDLEPRNAGNYVLLADIYARAKLHNQVDVLKELLEEHALEKVTGCSWIEVKKKLHCFTSVDNKNPPVEQLQALIAEFVAQMKNEGYVPDTGIVHYNIEEEEKERILLGHSEKLAVAFGLINTGSGEVIRITKNLRLCEDCHSVTKFISKFTEREIVVKDVNRFHHFRDGICSCGEYW from the coding sequence ATGAACGCCGAGCCCATCGGCCTCCCCAATCCACACAAAAATCGCGCAAAAATCCCCACGCTTCTCCGTCTCCGCGCGGCCCGGTGGCACTCcaactccgcttctgcctccccgccACCACAACCCAACCCAAAATATCTCCACGCCGGCGCACCGGCGCTCGCCCCCTCTGCCACGGTGAAGCCCCTCCCGAGCCGCCCGCTCCGCCTCCGCCCCCTCCTCATGTTCGCCTCCGCCCCCACGAGCTCACTCCACCTCCCCCACCCGGCGTTCCGCACCAGGCGTCCAACCCTCGCGCGCTGCAGGTCCTccctcgcctcctcctcctcgtccggcgCCGCGCCCCCACCGGCAAACCCGAACCACCTCATCCAGACCCTCTGCGCCAGCGGCCGCCTCGCCCGCGCGGCCGCGCTCCTCCCGGGCCTGCCCGCGCCGACGCAGCGCACCTACGAGTCGCTCCTCATCGCCGCCGCGCGGGCGGGGGACGCCGCCCTCACCTCCGCCGTGCACCGCCGGCTCGAGGCCGACCCAATCTTCCGCTCCGACCCGTTCCTCTCCACGCGGCTCATCGAGTCCTACGCGGCGCTGGGCGCGCTCCCGGCCGCGCGCCAGGTGTTCGACGAGGCGCCCGCCCGCGACATCTTCGTCTGGAACGCGCTGCTCAAGGCGCTCGCGCTCGCCGGCCACGCCGACGAGGCGCTCGCGCGGCTCTCCGACATGGGCCGGCTCCGCGTCCCCGCCGACAGCTACAGCTACACGCACGGCCTCAAGGCCTGCATCGCCGCGTCCGCCTCGCACGCGCCGCGGGGGGCCCTCGCCCGCGTGCGCGAGCTGCACGCGCACGCCGCCCGCCGCGGCTACGCGTCCCACACGCACGTCGCCACCACTCTCATCGACTGCTACGCCAAGCTCGGGGTCGTCGCCTACGCCGAGGCCGTGTTCGCCGCGATGCCGGAGAGGAATGTTGTTTCCTGGAGCGCCATGATCGCGTGCTACGCCAAGAACGAGAGACCGGGTGACGCCATTGAGCTGTTCAAGGAGATGATAGCCTCTGATGCAGGCCTGGTGCCTAACTCCATCACGATAGTGAGCGTCTTGAATGCGTGTGCAGGAGTGAACGCGCTCGATCATGGCAAACTACTGCACGCATATATTCTTCGGAGGGGTTCCGACTCGCTTGTTTCGGTGCTGAATGCATTGATGGCAATGTACATGAGATGTGGACGCCTCGAAGTTGGCCGGCGTATCTTCAATTGGATGGGAAAGCGAAGGGATGTTGTGTCGTGGAATTCGCTTATATCGGGATATGGGATGCATGGCTTTGGTCGTGAGGCGGTTCAGGTGTTTGAGGAAATGGTTCAAGCCGGGCTATCACCGAATATCATCACATTTATCAGTGTCCTTGGGGCTTGTAGCCATGCTGGGCTTGTGGACGAGGGCAAGGAGTTGTTTGAGTCAATGGCGGATTATGGTGTCACACCTCGTGCAGAGCACTATGCTTGCATGGTAGACCTGCTTGGTCGTGCTGGGCAGCTGGAGGAAGCTGTGGAGCTCATAGAGAGCATGCGCATTGAGCCGAGTCCTCAAGTGTGGGGGGCACTTCTTGGAGCTTGCCGTATTCATGGTCATGTGGAGTACGCAGAGATGGCTTGCTCTCGTCTCTTTGATCTTGAACCCAGAAATGCCGGGAACTATGTCCTCCTTGCTGATATTTATGCTCGAGCTAAGTTGCACAACCAGGTTGATGtgctaaaggagttgcttgaggAGCATGCGCTGGAGAAGGTGACTGGTTGCAGCTGGATAGAGGTGAAGAAGAAGCTACACTGCTTCACGTCTGTGGACAACAAGAACCCACCTGTTGAGCAGCTTCAAGCTCTGATAGCAGAGTTTGTGGCGCAGATGAAAAATGAAGGCTATGTCCCTGATACAGGGATTGTTCATTATAAtattgaagaagaagagaaggaaaGGATTTTGCTTGGTCACAGCGAGAAGCTGGCAGTTGCGTTTGGGCTTATCAATACTGGCAGTGGGGAAGTCATCAGGATCACCAAGAACCTGAGGCTATGTGAGGACTGTCACTCAGTCACCAAGTTCATCTCCAAATTCACAGAGCGGGAAATTGTTGTCAAGGATGTGAACCGGTTTCACCACTTCAGGGATGGAATTTGTTCATGTGGCGAATATTGGTGA